Proteins encoded within one genomic window of uncultured Desulfobacter sp.:
- the ald gene encoding alanine dehydrogenase yields MIVGILKEIKSEENRVSMTPAGVEVMVKNRHELLVEKSAGVGSGFTDDAYIRAGAKIVDTPKQIYEEADMVMHVKEPLPPEYDLIREGQIVFTYLHLAANEPLTRTLIKSKAVCIAYETIQKADSSLPLLTPMSEVAGRMAIQEGARFLEMPQGGQGVLLGGVPGVEPATVVVIGGGVVGVNAAKMACGLGAKVYLLDMNLNRLRYLSDVMPANCFTLMSSPATIRKLVKKADVVIGAVLIPGAKAPKLVTRDMLKTMKNGAVLVDVAIDQGGCFETSKATTHGNPTFIIDGVVHYCVANIPGAVAKTSTLALTNATLPYALQIADQGWKGSMQTNKEIKLGANIIHGKVTYKAVAEAFGLAHTPVDKLLN; encoded by the coding sequence GAATACTCAAGGAGATCAAATCTGAGGAAAACCGTGTGAGCATGACTCCGGCAGGGGTGGAAGTTATGGTAAAAAACCGACACGAACTGCTGGTGGAAAAAAGCGCCGGGGTGGGCAGCGGATTTACCGACGATGCTTACATCCGGGCCGGTGCCAAAATAGTCGATACACCCAAACAAATCTATGAAGAAGCTGACATGGTCATGCACGTTAAAGAGCCCTTGCCGCCGGAATACGACTTAATCCGGGAAGGACAAATCGTTTTTACCTACTTGCACCTGGCCGCCAATGAGCCCCTGACCCGTACATTGATCAAAAGCAAGGCCGTATGTATTGCCTATGAAACCATCCAGAAAGCCGACAGCAGTCTGCCGCTGTTAACCCCCATGAGCGAGGTGGCCGGACGCATGGCCATCCAGGAAGGCGCAAGGTTTTTGGAGATGCCTCAGGGCGGCCAAGGCGTTCTTCTGGGCGGGGTGCCCGGGGTGGAACCCGCCACGGTAGTGGTGATCGGCGGTGGCGTGGTCGGCGTTAACGCAGCCAAGATGGCCTGCGGCCTGGGTGCCAAGGTCTATCTTTTGGATATGAACCTGAACCGATTGCGCTACCTGAGTGATGTGATGCCGGCCAACTGTTTCACTCTGATGTCCAGCCCGGCAACGATTCGCAAGCTGGTCAAAAAGGCCGATGTGGTGATCGGGGCGGTGCTGATTCCCGGTGCCAAGGCACCCAAACTGGTGACCCGAGACATGCTCAAAACCATGAAGAACGGCGCTGTGCTGGTGGACGTAGCCATCGACCAGGGGGGATGCTTTGAAACCTCCAAGGCCACCACCCACGGCAATCCTACATTTATCATCGACGGCGTGGTGCACTACTGTGTAGCCAACATACCCGGAGCGGTGGCCAAAACCTCGACGCTGGCACTGACCAATGCCACATTGCCCTATGCGTTGCAGATTGCCGACCAGGGTTGGAAAGGATCGATGCAGACCAACAAGGAGATCAAACTTGGTGCCAACATCATCCACGGCAAGGTGACATATAAAGCCGTGGCCGAGGCTTTTGGTCTGGCCCATACGCCCGTCGACAAATTGCTGAATTAG
- a CDS encoding class I SAM-dependent methyltransferase, with protein METSEKYQAQAQMLANRVKKRFKHLYKRYQKQNLEVFRLYDWDIPEIRAVVDWYAGHLVVGEYARKQSTPDWLPLMGKAVAQALEVPQSNLHLKIRKAGIKDGERYQRINTKNKKIPMWERDLQFLVNPSDYVDTGLFSDHRNTRMMVRQMAQDKNFLNLYCYTGAFTCYAAKGGAASTLSVDRSETAITWVKENLDLNKLSTPCHTQVQMDTLDFLKKAVRLKHRYDLAVVDPPSYSTTRMNNKHFDIAKDYPFLLNQVFKLMRPASTVFFSTNHQNFSMDENKLDADDIKEITRETIPEDYVSKKKQIHRCWRITCR; from the coding sequence ATGGAAACCAGTGAAAAATACCAAGCCCAGGCCCAGATGCTGGCCAACCGGGTAAAAAAAAGATTCAAACACCTGTATAAGCGATATCAAAAACAAAATCTGGAAGTGTTCCGGCTGTATGACTGGGATATCCCGGAAATCAGGGCAGTGGTGGATTGGTATGCAGGCCACCTTGTGGTGGGAGAATATGCCAGAAAACAGTCCACGCCGGACTGGCTGCCCCTGATGGGTAAGGCTGTGGCCCAGGCCCTTGAGGTTCCTCAGTCAAACCTGCATCTTAAAATACGCAAGGCAGGCATCAAGGACGGGGAGCGATACCAAAGAATTAATACAAAAAACAAAAAAATCCCCATGTGGGAACGAGACCTTCAGTTTCTGGTCAACCCCAGCGACTATGTGGATACCGGCCTGTTTTCCGATCACAGAAACACCCGGATGATGGTCAGACAGATGGCCCAGGATAAAAATTTTCTAAATCTGTACTGCTACACAGGGGCATTCACCTGTTATGCGGCCAAGGGCGGAGCAGCCTCCACCCTGTCCGTGGACCGGTCTGAAACCGCCATCACCTGGGTCAAAGAAAATCTGGACCTGAATAAGCTTTCGACCCCCTGCCATACCCAAGTTCAGATGGATACCTTGGATTTTCTGAAAAAAGCGGTTCGACTGAAACACAGATACGACCTGGCTGTTGTGGATCCACCCTCCTATTCCACCACACGCATGAATAACAAACACTTTGATATTGCAAAAGATTATCCTTTTTTGCTCAACCAGGTGTTCAAGCTAATGCGTCCGGCAAGCACAGTATTTTTTTCTACCAATCACCAAAATTTCTCCATGGATGAAAACAAGCTTGACGCTGATGACATTAAAGAGATTACCCGGGAAACAATTCCGGAGGATTATGTTTCCAAAAAAAAACAAATCCACCGGTGCTGGCGGATCACTTGTCGGTAA